In the Agrococcus beijingensis genome, CCCGCCGTCGGCCGTCGAGCACGACTACCTGCCCAGCATCGACCGGCTGCTCGACGCCGTCGACCGCACCCTCGGCCGTCGCAACTCGCGCACCGGCCTCGACTACAGCGCCGTCACCCCCGCAACTGTCACCACAGGAGCCGCACGATGAAGACCTTCCTGCTGCCCGACCTGGGCGAGGGGCTCACCGAGAGCGAGGTGGTCGCCTGGCGCGTCGCCGAGGGCGACACCGTCGAGCTGAACCAGCCGCTCGCCGACATCGAGACCGCCAAGGCCGTCGTCGAGCTGCCGAGCCCCTACGAGGGCACCATCGCCAAGCTGCACGCCGCCGAGGGCGAGACCGTCAACGTGGGCGCGCCGCTGATCGACTTCGACCTGGCCGGCGACCAGGCGGCACCGGCCCAGCAGCAGTCCGCGCCCGCCCAGCAGTCGGCGCCCGCGCCGACGCAGACGACGGCGGATGCGCCCGGTCCGGTCGGGCAGGAGCCCGACGTCGTGACCGCGCCCGCCCAGGCGGCCGCCGCAGCGGCCGGCGAGACCAGCGTCGCCGCCGCGGCGGAGGCCGCCAGCTCCGACGACAAGCCCGAGAAGGTGTCGGTGCTCGTCGGCCACATCACCGTGCACGGCGGCAAGCCGACGCGCGCGAAGCGCACCTGGGACGTCGAGCCGTTCGATCGCGCTGCGCTCGAGCGCAGCGAGCAGCGAGGCCCGAACCGCGCCATGCCGCCGGTGCGCAAGCTCGCGAAGGAGCGCGGCATCGACCTGCAGTCGGTGCGCCCGAGCGGCGCGGATGGCCTCGTCACGCGCGCCGACCTCGAGAGCGCCGGGACGGCATCCGCCCCCTCTGTCCAGGAGCCGAAGCCCGCCTCGACGCGCGAGAAGGTCACGGGCCTGCGCAAGCACACGGCCGCCGCGATGAGCCAGTCGGCGCTGACGGTGCCGCACGCGGCCACCTTCCACCAGGTCGACGTCACCGAGACGCTGGCGCTGGCGAAGCGCGGCGACGCGTCGTTCCTGGCGCTCGCCAGCCGGGCGATCCTGCTCGCGGCGAAGCGCTGGCCCGACGTGACCTCGTCGTTCCACGCCGACACGAACGAGCTCGAGCGGTTCGCGCACGTCAACCTCGGCATCGCCGTCTCGACCGACCGCGGCCTGGTGGTCGCCTCAGTCGACCGGGCCGAGACGATGGATGCCGTCGAGCTGACCGCCCAGATCAAGGATCGCGCCGTGCGCGCCCGCGAGGGCAAGCTGTCGATGGAGGAGCTCACCTCGTCGAACATCACCATCTCGAACGTGGGCGTCTTCGGCGTCGACGGGGGCATCCCGATCCTCAACCCGGGGGAGTCGGCGATCATCGCGCTCGGCGCGATCCGCAGCCTGCCGTGGAACCACCGGGGCGAGATCGTGCTGCGCGACCTCTGCACCGTGACCATCTCGTTCGACCACCGGGTGCTCGACGGCCGCGAGGCGGCGGGCTTCCTGGCCGACATCGCCGCGGTGCTCGAGCAGCCCGCCCTGGCGCTGGCCCGCTGACGTGGCACGGTAGGGGCATGCATCCACTCACCAGCCGCGTCGACCCGGCCTCCGACGCGGCCAAGGTCAACCGCGCCGCGATGACCGCGCTCGTCGACGAGCTGCGCGAGCGGCTCGGCCGCGTCGCGCTCGGCGGCCCCGAGGCGTCGCGCGAGCGGCACGTCGCGCGCGGCAAGCTGCTCGCCCGCGACCGCATCGACGCGCTGCTCGACCCAGGCAGCCCGTTCCTCGAGGTCGCGCCGCTGGCCGCCTGGGAGGTCTACGGCAACGACGGCCACGACGCGCCCAGCGCCGGCATCGTCACGGGCATCGGGCTGGTGCACGGGCGCTGCGTGATGGTGATCGCCAACGACGCGACCGTCAAGGGCGGCACCTACTACCCGCTGACGGTCAAGAAGCACCTGCGCGCGCAGCAGATCGCGCGCGAGAACCGGCTGCCCTGCATCGCGCTCGTCGACTCGGGCGGCGCGTTCCTGCCGATGCAGGACGAGGTGTTCCCCGACCGCGAGCACTTCGGCCGCATCTTCTTCAACCAGGCGCAGCTCTCGGCCCAGGGCGTGCCGCAGCTCGCTGCCGTGATGGGCTCGTCGACCGCGGGCGGCGCCTACGTGCCGGCGATGAGCGACGAGACGGTGATCGTGCGCGAGCAGGGCACCATCTTCCTCGGCGGCCCGCCGCTCGTGAAGGCAGCGACCGGCGAGGTCGTCGATGCCGAGTCGCTCGGCGGCGGCCAGCTGCACGCCGAGGTCTCGGGGGTCGTCGACCACCTCGCCGACGACGACCAGCACGCGCTCGAGATCGTGCGCGACATGGTCGCATCGCTGCCCGACGAGGATCGCGCGCTCCCCGGCGCGCGGCCGACGCCGACGTCGACCTTCGCCTGGCTCAGCCACTCGCCGCTCGGCGACGACGACGGGCGTGCCCCCGCGGTGGATCCCTCGACGCTCTACGACGCCATCCCGCCCGACCTGCAGACGCCCTACGACGCCCGCGAGATCATCGCCCGGCTCGTCGACCGCAGCGAGTTCCACGAGTTCAAGGCCGGCTACGGCGAGACGCTCGTGACCGGCTTCGCCGAGCTGCACGGCCACAAGGTGGGCATCATCGCCAACAACGGCGTGCTCTTCTCCGAGTCGGCGATGAAGGGCGCGCACTTCATCGAGCTGTGCGACCAGCGCGGCGTGCCGCTCGTGTTCCTGCAGAACATCACCGGCTTCATGGTCGGCTCCGAGGCCGAGCGCGGCGGCATCGCCAAGCACGGCGCCAAGATGGTCACCGCCGTCGCCACGACCCGCGTGCCCAAGCTCACCGTCGTCGTCGGCGGCTCGTTCGGCGCCGGCACCTATTCGATGTGCGGCCGCGCCTACGACCCCCGGTTCCTGTGGCTGTGGCCGAACGCGCGCGTGAGCGTGATGGGCGGGCCGCAGGCGGCATCCGTGCTCTCCACCGTGAAGCGCGAGCAGATCGAGGCGGCCGGCGACGAGTGGTCGGCGGATGCGCAGCAAGACTTCGAGCGCCCGGTGCGCGAGCAGTACGAGCGGCAGGGCAACCCCTACTACGCCTCAGCCCGGCTCTGGGACGACGGCGTCATCGACCCCGCAGACACCCGCCGCGTGCTCGGCATGGCGCTCGACGTCGTGACCGCCGTGCCGCTGCCCGAACCGCGCTTCGGCGTCTTCAGGATGTGAGACGGATGCTCGACACGACTGGGCAGACCAGGTTCACCAAGGTGCTGGTCGCGAACCGCGGCGAGATCGCGATCCGCATCGCCCGCACCCTGCGCGACCAGGGCATCCGTTCGGTCGCCGTGCGCGCCGACGACGACCCCTCGCCCCACCCCGGCCATTTCGACGAGGTCGTCTCGCTCGGGTCGGGGCCGCTGCGCGACACCTACCTGTCGATCGAGCGCATCATCGCCGCGGCGGTCGAGACGGGAGCCGAGGCGATCCACCCGGGCTACGGCTTCCTGTCGGAGAACGCCGCGTTCGCGCATGCGTGCGCGGATGCCGGGGTCGTCTTCATCGGACCTCCCGCGACTGCGATCGAGACGATGGGCGACAAGATCAGCGCCCGCCACGCGGTCGAGTCGCGCGGCGTCGCGACCGTGCCGGGCATCGCCGAGCCCGGTCTCGATGACGCGGCGCTCATCGCCGGCGCCGAGCGGGTCGGGTTCCCGGTGCTCATCAAGCCGGCCGCCGGCGGCGGCGGCAAGGGCATGTACCGCGTCGACGAGCCGGCCGCGCTGCCGCAGGCGCTCGCCGCGGCCCGCCGCGAGGCGGCATCGTCGTTCGGCGACGACACGCTCTTCATCGAGCGCTTCGTCACCAGGCCGCGCCACATCGAGGTGCAGGTGCTCGCCGACAGCCACGGCACCGTGATCCACCTGGGGGAGCGCGAGTGCTCGCTTCAGCGCCGCCACCAGAAGGTGATCGAGGAGGCCCCCAGCGCCCTGCTGACCGAGGCGCAGCGTGCCGCGATCGGCGCGGCCGCCGTCGAGACGGCCCGCTCGGTCGGCTACGTCGGCGCCGGCACGGTGGAGTTCATCGTCGACGCCGACCGGCCCGACGAGCCGTTCTTCATGGAGATGAACACGCGCCTGCAGGTCGAGCACCCGGTGACCGAGATGGTCACCGGCGTCGACCTGGTCGCGCAGCAGCTGCGCATCGCGGCGGGGGAGCGGCTCACGATCGCCCAGGACGACGTGCGGCTCGAGGGCCACGCTGTCGAGGCGCGCATCTACGCCGAGGATCCCGCGGCGGGCTTCCTGCCCACGGGCGGCACGGTGCTCGCGCTCGACTGGCCGTGGAGCGAGACGGGCCCTGCGGGCATCGGCGTCAGCTCGGTGCGCATCGACGCCGGCGTCGAGTGGGGCACGGTCGTGGGCTCGAGCTACGACCCGATGATCGCGAAGGTGATCGTGCACGCCGCCAACCGCGCCGAGGCGATCGACGGGCTGCGCGACGCGCTCGCCCAGTCGAGCATCTTCGGCGTCACCACCAACCGCGGCTTCCTGCGGGCACTGCTCGACGAGCCCAGCGTGCGCGCGGGCGAGCTCGACACCGGCTTCATCGACCGCGAGGGCGAGCGGATCGCGCAGGTCTCGCACGGCAGCGAGGTCTTCGCGATGGCCGCGTCGCAGGAGCCGCTGCCGCGCCGCATGGGCGCCTGGCACCCCGACGGCTGGCGCATCGGCGGCGCGGTCGGCCGCCGCGTGCAGCTGCGCGACGGCGACGGCATCGCGACCGTGCAGGTGATCGACGAGCGCACGGTCGTCACGCGCGCCGACGGCACCGTCGACGAGCTGCCGACGCCCATCGACGCACCGATCCTCGCCACCCCCGAGGGCACCTGGGTGCGCACCGACGACGGCGACGTGCTCGTCGAGGCGCCCCCGCGCATCCGCCGTGGTCGTGGTCCGGCCGAGCCGAGCCTGGCCTCGCCGATGCCGGGCACGGTCGTCGCCGCCCACGCGGTCGACGGCGACGCGGTCGCCGAGGGTCAGGCGATCATCAGCGTCGAAGCCATGAAGATGGAGCACGTGCTGCGCGCACCCGTCGCCGGCACCGTGCACCTGCACGCCGCCGTCGGCGAGCAGGTCACGCGCGGGCAGGAGCTCGCGACCGTCACCCCGCACGAGGAGCAGGCCGCATGACCGCCGAACCGAACGCATCCGCCCGCCGTGTCACGCAGCGCGGCCTCTACTTCGACGAGCTCGAGGAGGGCGTGGTCTACGAGCACCGCCCCGGGCGCACGATGACCGAGGCCGACAACGTGCTGTTCACGACGCTGACGATGAACACGCAGCCGCTGCACCTCGACCGGCACTGGAGCGCATCGACCGAGTTCGGCGAGCCGCTGATGAACTCGATGCACACGCTCGCGACCATGGTTGGGCTGTCGGTCGGGCAGCTGACGCAGGGCACGATCGTCGCGAACCTCGGCTTCAGCGACATCAGCTTCCCGGCGCCGGTGAAGCAGGGCGACACGATCTACGTCGAGACGCGGGTGGTCGAGAAGCGCGCGTCGCAGTCGCGCCCCGGCCAGGGCATCGCCACCTTCGAGCACACCGCCCGCAACCAGCACGGCGACGTGGTGGCGAAGGCGGTGCGCAAGGTGCTCATGCAGGGCTCGCCGGCGGCTGCCGATGCTGCGGGGGCGGACGCATGACGCGGCTCGAGATGGGGCCGGCGCTGCTGTTCTGCCCCGGCGACCGCCCCGACCGCTTCGAGAAGGCGGCAGACAGGGCGGATGCGGTGATCCTCGACCTCGAGGA is a window encoding:
- a CDS encoding dihydrolipoamide acetyltransferase family protein encodes the protein MKTFLLPDLGEGLTESEVVAWRVAEGDTVELNQPLADIETAKAVVELPSPYEGTIAKLHAAEGETVNVGAPLIDFDLAGDQAAPAQQQSAPAQQSAPAPTQTTADAPGPVGQEPDVVTAPAQAAAAAAGETSVAAAAEAASSDDKPEKVSVLVGHITVHGGKPTRAKRTWDVEPFDRAALERSEQRGPNRAMPPVRKLAKERGIDLQSVRPSGADGLVTRADLESAGTASAPSVQEPKPASTREKVTGLRKHTAAAMSQSALTVPHAATFHQVDVTETLALAKRGDASFLALASRAILLAAKRWPDVTSSFHADTNELERFAHVNLGIAVSTDRGLVVASVDRAETMDAVELTAQIKDRAVRAREGKLSMEELTSSNITISNVGVFGVDGGIPILNPGESAIIALGAIRSLPWNHRGEIVLRDLCTVTISFDHRVLDGREAAGFLADIAAVLEQPALALAR
- a CDS encoding carboxyl transferase domain-containing protein → MHPLTSRVDPASDAAKVNRAAMTALVDELRERLGRVALGGPEASRERHVARGKLLARDRIDALLDPGSPFLEVAPLAAWEVYGNDGHDAPSAGIVTGIGLVHGRCVMVIANDATVKGGTYYPLTVKKHLRAQQIARENRLPCIALVDSGGAFLPMQDEVFPDREHFGRIFFNQAQLSAQGVPQLAAVMGSSTAGGAYVPAMSDETVIVREQGTIFLGGPPLVKAATGEVVDAESLGGGQLHAEVSGVVDHLADDDQHALEIVRDMVASLPDEDRALPGARPTPTSTFAWLSHSPLGDDDGRAPAVDPSTLYDAIPPDLQTPYDAREIIARLVDRSEFHEFKAGYGETLVTGFAELHGHKVGIIANNGVLFSESAMKGAHFIELCDQRGVPLVFLQNITGFMVGSEAERGGIAKHGAKMVTAVATTRVPKLTVVVGGSFGAGTYSMCGRAYDPRFLWLWPNARVSVMGGPQAASVLSTVKREQIEAAGDEWSADAQQDFERPVREQYERQGNPYYASARLWDDGVIDPADTRRVLGMALDVVTAVPLPEPRFGVFRM
- a CDS encoding acetyl/propionyl/methylcrotonyl-CoA carboxylase subunit alpha gives rise to the protein MLDTTGQTRFTKVLVANRGEIAIRIARTLRDQGIRSVAVRADDDPSPHPGHFDEVVSLGSGPLRDTYLSIERIIAAAVETGAEAIHPGYGFLSENAAFAHACADAGVVFIGPPATAIETMGDKISARHAVESRGVATVPGIAEPGLDDAALIAGAERVGFPVLIKPAAGGGGKGMYRVDEPAALPQALAAARREAASSFGDDTLFIERFVTRPRHIEVQVLADSHGTVIHLGERECSLQRRHQKVIEEAPSALLTEAQRAAIGAAAVETARSVGYVGAGTVEFIVDADRPDEPFFMEMNTRLQVEHPVTEMVTGVDLVAQQLRIAAGERLTIAQDDVRLEGHAVEARIYAEDPAAGFLPTGGTVLALDWPWSETGPAGIGVSSVRIDAGVEWGTVVGSSYDPMIAKVIVHAANRAEAIDGLRDALAQSSIFGVTTNRGFLRALLDEPSVRAGELDTGFIDREGERIAQVSHGSEVFAMAASQEPLPRRMGAWHPDGWRIGGAVGRRVQLRDGDGIATVQVIDERTVVTRADGTVDELPTPIDAPILATPEGTWVRTDDGDVLVEAPPRIRRGRGPAEPSLASPMPGTVVAAHAVDGDAVAEGQAIISVEAMKMEHVLRAPVAGTVHLHAAVGEQVTRGQELATVTPHEEQAA
- a CDS encoding MaoC family dehydratase, translating into MTAEPNASARRVTQRGLYFDELEEGVVYEHRPGRTMTEADNVLFTTLTMNTQPLHLDRHWSASTEFGEPLMNSMHTLATMVGLSVGQLTQGTIVANLGFSDISFPAPVKQGDTIYVETRVVEKRASQSRPGQGIATFEHTARNQHGDVVAKAVRKVLMQGSPAAADAAGADA